CCGCGCGGAGGCCGTCGCCCTCGTCCTGCGCTGACCCGGGTCCGCGGTCCCGACCGGCCGGTCCACCCGGCGCAGGTGAATGCGTGCACATGCACCACCAGCGGACGCCAAGGGTCGTCGCCTACCGTTCACCGGGTCGTCACCTCGGTGCGTCGATCCGCGCAGTGCCCCACACCTCGCGCGCTTCCGCACCCCGCTCGTGACCGCGGCGCGACCGTCCGGCAACCCCCACTGCCCCTCGTGCGCGCGCCGTCGGCGTGCGCCGGGCTCCCCGCTCTCCTGCGCGCCGCCCGTGGTCCGCCCGCCGCGACCATTGAACACATTGCGTGCGTTATGTAAAATATGAGCACGAACGGACCCGATCCCACGAGGAGTCGACCCGCATGACCGACACCATGAGCGTGCCCACGTACCGCCGCGCCACCGCGAGCCGTCCCGCGGTCGCCACCCGCGCCTCCCGTCCGTCCACCCACACCGAGCGCGAGCACGCGCCGACCTGGATGCGTGCGGTGGGTGCGGTGCTGCTGGTGGGCGGCCTCGGGCTGACCGCAGCGGTGCTCGGCTGGCCGGGCGACGCTCCGGAGACGGCGCTGCTGGTGCCGGCGCTCGTCGGTGTCACGGTCGGGTTCCTGCTCCTCGTCGCCCGATCGGGGTGGACGGTGACGGACACCCACGTCGTCCTGCACTTCCGGCCGCTGCCCGCGCGACGGATCGCCCGCGACCGGATCACCGACGTGCGACTCGTCGAGGCGGACGCGTCGACGTACGGCGGCATCGGGCTCCGGATCGGACGCGGCGTCCGCGCGCTCATCCTCACGCCGGGGCTCGGGATCGAGTTCACCGACGACCGCGGACGTGTCACGTTCGTGCGGACGCGGCGGCCCGAGGCGGCGTTCCGCGCCCTGCGCTGACGGGCGTTGCGCGTCCTGCGCTGGCGGGCGTGGCCGGGCTGCGGAGCAGGGAATACCCACGCTGTCCACCGGCTTATACACGGCACTGCCGAATTCGGTCAAGCCAGGACTGGACATCCGTGACGAGCCCGACCTATGATGGCAGTTCGCGCTCCCTGGCATCCGTGTCGTCATATTGCGGTCGACGCAGCGTTCTTCCAGAACGTGCCCTGGTGGTGCCGGTCCCGTATATGTCGGCGGGTCCCGTCCACCCAGATCATCGCACACGTGCACAGCTCACCGGCCGTCGCGTGATCGCGTGTCTTCGAGGGGTGCGCTGAAGCGTCAATCCACTCACCTACGTGCTGCTCGTCAGTACCGGCCCGACGGGGCCTACCGGAGGTCAAACCCTTGGCTGCTGCGCCCAACGCATCCACCAACCCCAAGAACGGTCGCAACCACTCGCGACTCTCGTTCGCCAAGATCACGGACACCCTCACGGTTCCTGATCTGCTCGCACTCCAGACGGAGAGCTTCGACTGGCTCGTCGGCAACGACGTCTGGAAGGCCCGCCTCGCCGAAGGACAGGAGCAGGGTCGCACCGACCTCGCACTGCACTCCGGGCTCGAGGAGATCTTCGAGGAGATCTCCCCGATCGAGGACCTCGGCGAGACCATGCAGCTCGGCTTCACGTCGCCCGAGCTCGAGGACCCGAAGTACTCGATCGACGAGTGCAAGGAGCGTGGCAAGACCTACGCCGCCCCGCTCTACGTCAACGCCGAGTTCATGAACCACATGACCGGTGAGATCAAGACGCAGACCGTCTTCATGGGCGACTTCCCGCTCATGACCGAGCGCGGCACGTTCATCATCAACGGCACCGAGCGTGTCGTGGTCTCGCAGCTCGTCCGCTCGCCGGGCGTGTACTTCGAGCGTCAGCAGGAGAAGACCTCCGACAAGGACATCTACTCCGCCCGCGTGATCCCGTCGCGTGGTGCCTGGCTCGAGTTCGAGATCGACAAGCGCGACCAGGTGGGCGTGCGCATCGACCGCAAGCGCAAGCAGTCGGTCACCGTGTTCCTCAAGGCGCTCGGCATGACGAGCGAAGAGATCATGGACGAGTTCCAGGGCTTCGCCTCGATCGAGTCGACCCTCGAGAAGGACGCCATCCTCACCAAGGAAGAGGCGCTCAAGGACATCTACCGCAAGCTGCGTCCGGGCGAGCAGGTCGCCGCCGAGGCCGCGCGTGCGCTCCTCGACAACTTCTACTTCAACCCGAAGCGCTACGACCTCGCGAAGGTCGGTCGCTACAAGGTCAACCGCAAGCTCGGCATCGACGCGCCGCTCAGCGACTCGGTCCTGACCGTGCAGGACATCGTCCGCACGATCAAGTACCTGGTCTCGCTGCACGCCGAGAAGACCACGCTCGACGGTGTCCGTGACGGCGAGCCGGTGCAGCTGCGCCTCGACGTGGACGACATCGACCACTTCGGCAACCGTCGCATCCGCGCCGTCGGCGAGCTCATCCAGAACCAGGTCCGCACGGGTCTGTCCCGCATGGAGCGCGTCGTCCGCGAGCGCATGACCACGCAGGACATCGAGGCGATCACCCCGCAGACCCTGATCAACGTGCGCCCCGTCGTCGCCGCGATCAAGGAGTTCTTCGGGACGTCCCAGCTGTCGCAGTTCATGGACCAGAACAACCCGCTCGCGGGCCTGACGCACAAGCGTCGCCTCTCGGCCCTCGGCCCGGGTGGTCTGTCCCGTGAGCGTGCCGGCGTCGAGGTCCGTGACGTCCACCCGTCGCACTACGGCCGCATGTGCCCGATCGAGACCCCGGAAGGCCCGAACATCGGCCTGATCGGCTCGCTCGCTTCGTTCGGTCGGATCAACTCCTTCGGCTTCATCGAGACGCCGTACCGCCGCGTCGTGAACGGTCAGGTCACCACGACCATCGACTACCTCACGGCCTCGGAAGAGGACGACTTCGTCGTCGCGCAGGCGAACGCCCCGCTCACCGACTCCTTCCACTTCCAGGACGACAAGGTGCTCGTCCGGAAGAAGGGCGGCGAGGTCGAGCTCGTCGGCAAGGACGAGGTCGACTACATGGACGTCTCCCCGCGCCAGATGGTGTCGGTCGCGACGTCGCTCATCCCGTTCCTCGAGCACGACGACGCGAACCGCGCCCTCATGGGTGCGAACATGCAGCGTCAGGCAGTCCCGCTGCTCCGCTCCGAGTCGCCGCTCGTCGGCACCGGGATGGAGGGCTACACCGCCATCGACGCCGGCGACGTCGTCACCGCCGACAAGGCCGGTGTCGTCTCCGAGGTCTCGGCCGACGCCGTGACCCTGCAGCTCGACGAGGGCGGCACGCAGACCTACTACCTGCGCAAGTTCGACCGCTCGAACCAGGGCACGAGCTACAACCACCGCGTGGTCGTCTCGGCCGGTGAGCGTGTGGAGCAGGGCGAGGTCATCGCCGACGGCCCCGCGACGGAGAACGGCGAGCTCGCGCTCGGCAAGAACCTCCTCGTCGCGTTCATGCCGTGGGAGGGCTACAACTACGAGGACGCGATGATCCTGTCGCAGAACCTCGTGAAGGACGACACCCTCTCCTCGATCCACATCGAGGAGTACGAGGTCGACGCCCGCGACACGAAGCTCGGCAAGGAAGAGATCACCCGCGACCTCCCGAACGTCAGCCCGGACCTCCTGGCCGACCTCGACGAGCGCGGCATCATCCGCATCGGTGCCGAGGTCCGCCCCGGCGACATCCTGGTCGGCAAGGTCACGCCGAAGGGCGAGACCGAGCTCAGCGCCGAAGAGCGCCTCCTCCGCGCCATCTTCAACGAGAAGTCGCGCGAAGTCCGCGACACCTCGCTCAAGGTGCCCCACGGTGAAGAGGGCACGATCATCGGCGTCAAGGTGTTCGACTCGCAGGACGGCGACGACGAGCTCGGCTCGGGCGTCAACCAGCGCGTGGTCGTGTACATCGCCCAGAAGCGCAAGATCACCGCGGGCGACAAGCTCGCCGGTCGTCACGGCAACAAGGGCGTCATCTCGACCATCCTCCCGGTCGAGGACATGCCGTTCCTCGCCGACGGCACCCCCGTCGACATCGTGCTCAACCCGCTCGGCGTCCCCGGCCGCATGAACTTCGGCCAGGTCCTCGAGATCCACCTCGGGTGGCTCGCGAAGCAGGGCTGGAACGTCGAGGGCATCCAGGAGTGGGCTTCTGCCCTCCCCGAGGCAGCCCGCAGCGCGGAGCCCGGCACGAAGGTCGCCACCCCGGTGTTCGACGGTGCCTACGAGCGCGAGATCGAGGGTCTCCTCGACTCGACCCTCCCGAACCGCGACGGCGAGCGCCTGATCGGTTCGTCCGGCAAGGCGCAGCTCTTCGACGGCCGCTCCGGCGAGCCGTTCCCGGAGCCCGTGTCGGTCGGCTACATGTACATCCTCAAGCTGCACCACCTGGTCGACGACAAGATCCACGCCCGTTCGACCGGTCCGTACTCGATGATCACGCAGCAGCCGCTGGGTGGTAAGGCGCAGTTCGGTGGACAGCGCTTCGGCGAGATGGAGGTGTGGGCGCTCGAGGCATACGGCGCCGCCTACGCCCTCCAGGAGCTCCTGACGATCAAGTCCGACGACATCCTCGGCCGCGTGAAGGTCTACGAGGCGATCGTCAAGGGCGAGAACATCCAGGAGCCGGGTATCCCGGAGTCGTTCAAGGTCCTCATGAAGGAGATGCAGTCGCTCTGCCTGAACGTCGAGGTCCTCTCGGCCGACGGCCAGGCGGTCAGCCTCCGCGACACGGACGACGAGGTCTTCCGTGCCGCTGAAGAGCTCGGCATCAACATCTCCTCGCGGTTCGAGTCGTCGTCCGTCGACGACATCTGATCCCGCCCGTACTCGTAACGAATCCAGCTAGAGAGAAGAACATTGCTCGAAGCAACTTCATTTGACGCACTGCGGATCGGTCTCGCCACGGCCGAGGACATCCGCCAGTGGTCGTACGGCGAGGTCAAGAAGCCGGAGACCATCAACTACCGCACCCTCAAGCCCGAGAAGGACGGTCTGTTCGGCGAGCAGATCTTCGGTCCGTCCCGCGATTGGGAGTGCGCCTGCGGCAAGTACAAGCGTGTCCGGTTCAAGGGCATCGTCTGCGAGCGCTGCGGCGTCGAGGTCACCAAGTCCTCGGTCCGCCGTGAGCGCATGGGCCACATCGAGCTCGCCGCGCCCGTCACGCACATCTGGTACTTCAAGGGCGTCCCGTCGCGCCTCGGTTACCTCCTCGACATGGCGCCGAAGGACCTCGAGAAGGTCATCTACTTCGCGGCGTACATGATCATCGACATCGATGAAGAGGGCCGTCACGCGGACATGCCGGGTCTCGAGAACGAGATGCGCCTCGAGATCAAGAACCTCGAGGGGCAGCGCGACTCGATCATCGCCGACCGCCTCAAGAAGCTCGAGGACGACCTCGCAGCGCTCGAGGAAGAGGGCGCCAAGGCCGACGTCAAGCGCCGCACCAAGGACACCGCCGAGAAGGAGATGTCCCAGGTCCGCAAGTCGTTCGACGAGGACATCACCCGCCTCGAGCGCGTGTGGGAGGACTTCCGCAACCTCAAGGTGGGCGACCTCAAGCCCGAGGACGCCGTGTTCCACGAGCTCCAGGACCGCTTCGGGATCTACTTCGACGCCTACATGGGCGCCGAGGCGATCAAGCTGCGGCTCGAGGCGTTCGACCTGGCCGCCGAGGCCGAGGCACTGCGCCTGCAGATCGCCGAGGGCAAGGGCCAGAAGAAGATCCGCGCGATCAAGCGTCTGCGCGTCGTCAGCTCCTTCCTCGCCACCGGCAACTCGCCGGCCGCGATGGTGCTCGACGTCGTGCCGGTCATCCCGCCGGAGCTGCGCCCGATGGTGCAGCTCGACGGTGGCCGCTTCGCCACGAGTGACCTCAACGACCTCTACCGTCGTGTGATCAACCGCAACAACCGTCTCCGCCGCCTGCTCGACCTCGGTGCCCCCGAGATCATCGTGAACAACGAGAAGCGCATGCTGCAGGAAGCGGTCGACGCGCTGTTCGACAACGGTCGTCGTGGTCGTCCGGTCACGGGTACCGGCAACCGCGCCCTGAAGTCCCTGAGCGACATGCTCAAGGGAAAGCAGGGTCGTTTCCGCCAGAACCTGCTCGGCAAGCGCGTCGACTACTCGGGCCGTTCGGTCATCATCGTCGGCCCGCAGCTGAAGCTGCACCAGTGCGGTCTGCCCAAGCAGATGGCGCTCGAGCTCTTCAAGCCGTTCGTGATCAAGCGCCTGATCGACCTGTCGCACGCGCAGAACATCAAGTCGGCCAAGCGCATGGTCGAGCGTTCGCGTCCGCAGGTGTGGGACGTGCTCGAGGAGATCATCCGCGAGCGCCCCGTGCTGCTGAACCGTGCGCCGACGCTGCACCGTCTGGGCATCCAGGCGTTCGAGCCGCAGCTCGTCGAGGGCAAGGCCATCCAGCTCCACCCGCTCGTGTGTGCTGCGTTCAACGCGGACTTCGACGGTGACCAGATGGCCGTGCACCTGCCGCTGTCGGTCGAGGCCCAGGCCGAGGCCCGCATCCTGATGCTCGCCTCGAACAACATCCTGAAGCCGTCCGACGGCCGTCCGGTGACCCTGCCCGCACAGGACATGATCATCGGTCTGCACCACCTCACGACCGTCCGCGAGGGCGCCGTGGGTGAAGGCCGTGCGTTCTCCTCCGTCGCCGAGGCCATCCTCGCGAAGGACCAGGGCACGCTGCACCTCAACGCGCTCGTGAAGATCCGCATGGCGGACGTCCACTTCGCCGAGGGTGAAGCACCCGAGGGCTACGAGCAGGGCGACACCGTGCTGCTCGAGACGACCCTGGGCCGTGCGCTCTTCAACGAGACCCTCCCGGCGAACTACCCGTTCGTCCAGAAGGTCACCGACAAGGGCGTGCTCTCCGCGATCGTCAACGACCTCGCCGAGCGTTACTCCAAGACCGAGACGGCCGCCGCGCTGGACCGGATCAAGGACGCGGGCTTCTACTGGGGCACGCGCTCCGGTGTGACCGTGGCGCTCTCCGACGTCGTGACGCCTCCTCGCAAGAAGGAGATCATCGCGGGCTACGAGGTCCAGGCCGCCAAGGTGCAGGGCGAGTTCGACAAGGGTCTGATCACCGACGCCGAGCGTCGCGCCGACCTGATCAAGATCTGGACCGAGGCCACGAACGAGATCGCGCAGGAGATGCGCGACAACTTCCCGGTCGACAACACCATCAACCGCATGGTGTCGTCCGGTGCTCGTGGTAACTGGCTCCAGGTCCGCAACATCGCCGGTATGCGTGGTCTGGTGAACAACCCGAAGGGCGAGATCATCGCCCGCCCGATCATCAACTCGTACCGCGAGGGCCTGACCGTGGCGGAGTACTTCATCGCCACGCACGGTGCTCGCAAGGGTCTTGCCGACACCGCGCTCCGTACCGCGGACTCCGGGTACCTCACCCGTCGTCTCGTGGACGTCTCGCAGGACGTCATCATCCGCGAGGACGACTGCGGCACGACCCGGGGCCTCGAGCTCCCGATCGCGACCGTGGGCGCCGACGGCAAGCTCGTGCGCGACCCGCGCGTCGAGAACACCGTGTACTCCCGCACCCTGGCCACCCCGGCCGTGGACGCGAAGGGCACGGTCGTCGCCGAGGCTGGCGAGGACGTCGGTGACGTCCTCATCGACAAGCTGCTCGCGGCCGGTGTCGAGAGCATCAAGGTGCGCTCGGTCCTGACCTGCGAGTCGAGCGTCGGTGTCTGCGCGAAGTGCTACGGCCGTTCGCTCGCCACGGGCAACCTCGTCGACATCGGCGAGGCGGTCGGCATCATCGCCGCCCAGTCCATCGGTGAGCCCGGTACCCAGCTGACGATGCGTACCTTCCACACGGGTGGTTCGGCCTCGGCCGACGACATCACCCAGGGTCTGCCGCGTGTCACGGAGCTCTTCGAGGCGCGTACCCCCAAGGGCGCGTCCCCGATCGCCGAGGCCCCCGGCCGCGCCACGATCGAGGACACCGACAAGGGTCGTCGCATCATCCTCACGCCGGACAACGGTGACGAGCCGTTCATCTACCCGGTGCTGAAGCGTGCGACGCTCCTCATCGAGGACGGCCAGCACGTCGAGCTCGGCGAGCAGTTCATCGCCGGCACCGTCGACCCGAAGGAAGTCCTCCGCGTCAAGGGTGTCCGTGAGGTCCAGAAGCACCTCGTCAACGGTGTGCAGGACGTGTACGGCTCGCAGGGCGTGCCGATCCACGACAAGCACATCGAGGTCATCGTGCGCCAGATGCTCCGCAAGGTCACCGTCGTCGACCACGGCGACACCGACCTGCTCCCGGGCGAGCTCGTGGACCGTTCGCGGTACAACGAGCTCAACCGTGCGGCGCTGCAGGAGGGTCGCAAGACCGCTTCCGCTCGCCAGGAGGTTATGGGCATCACGAAGGCGTCCCTCGCGACCGAGTCGTGGCTGTCCGCCGCGTCCTTCCAGGAGACCACCCGCGTGCTCACGCAGGCGGCCATGGAGGGCAAGCAGGACCACCTCGTCGGCCTCAAGGAGAACGTCATCATCGGTAAGCTCATCCCCGCCGGGACGGGTCTCAGCCGGTACCGCGACGTGGACGTGAACGCGACGGAAGAAGCGAAGGCGGAGCGGTACCCGAACCGCATCTTCGCGGACGACTCGTCGTTCTCGGACGCCGACCTGAGCTTCGTCGACTTCGACAGCTTCTCGTCGGACGACTTCA
The sequence above is a segment of the Curtobacterium sp. BH-2-1-1 genome. Coding sequences within it:
- the rpoB gene encoding DNA-directed RNA polymerase subunit beta; this translates as MAAAPNASTNPKNGRNHSRLSFAKITDTLTVPDLLALQTESFDWLVGNDVWKARLAEGQEQGRTDLALHSGLEEIFEEISPIEDLGETMQLGFTSPELEDPKYSIDECKERGKTYAAPLYVNAEFMNHMTGEIKTQTVFMGDFPLMTERGTFIINGTERVVVSQLVRSPGVYFERQQEKTSDKDIYSARVIPSRGAWLEFEIDKRDQVGVRIDRKRKQSVTVFLKALGMTSEEIMDEFQGFASIESTLEKDAILTKEEALKDIYRKLRPGEQVAAEAARALLDNFYFNPKRYDLAKVGRYKVNRKLGIDAPLSDSVLTVQDIVRTIKYLVSLHAEKTTLDGVRDGEPVQLRLDVDDIDHFGNRRIRAVGELIQNQVRTGLSRMERVVRERMTTQDIEAITPQTLINVRPVVAAIKEFFGTSQLSQFMDQNNPLAGLTHKRRLSALGPGGLSRERAGVEVRDVHPSHYGRMCPIETPEGPNIGLIGSLASFGRINSFGFIETPYRRVVNGQVTTTIDYLTASEEDDFVVAQANAPLTDSFHFQDDKVLVRKKGGEVELVGKDEVDYMDVSPRQMVSVATSLIPFLEHDDANRALMGANMQRQAVPLLRSESPLVGTGMEGYTAIDAGDVVTADKAGVVSEVSADAVTLQLDEGGTQTYYLRKFDRSNQGTSYNHRVVVSAGERVEQGEVIADGPATENGELALGKNLLVAFMPWEGYNYEDAMILSQNLVKDDTLSSIHIEEYEVDARDTKLGKEEITRDLPNVSPDLLADLDERGIIRIGAEVRPGDILVGKVTPKGETELSAEERLLRAIFNEKSREVRDTSLKVPHGEEGTIIGVKVFDSQDGDDELGSGVNQRVVVYIAQKRKITAGDKLAGRHGNKGVISTILPVEDMPFLADGTPVDIVLNPLGVPGRMNFGQVLEIHLGWLAKQGWNVEGIQEWASALPEAARSAEPGTKVATPVFDGAYEREIEGLLDSTLPNRDGERLIGSSGKAQLFDGRSGEPFPEPVSVGYMYILKLHHLVDDKIHARSTGPYSMITQQPLGGKAQFGGQRFGEMEVWALEAYGAAYALQELLTIKSDDILGRVKVYEAIVKGENIQEPGIPESFKVLMKEMQSLCLNVEVLSADGQAVSLRDTDDEVFRAAEELGINISSRFESSSVDDI
- the rpoC gene encoding DNA-directed RNA polymerase subunit beta', with the translated sequence MLEATSFDALRIGLATAEDIRQWSYGEVKKPETINYRTLKPEKDGLFGEQIFGPSRDWECACGKYKRVRFKGIVCERCGVEVTKSSVRRERMGHIELAAPVTHIWYFKGVPSRLGYLLDMAPKDLEKVIYFAAYMIIDIDEEGRHADMPGLENEMRLEIKNLEGQRDSIIADRLKKLEDDLAALEEEGAKADVKRRTKDTAEKEMSQVRKSFDEDITRLERVWEDFRNLKVGDLKPEDAVFHELQDRFGIYFDAYMGAEAIKLRLEAFDLAAEAEALRLQIAEGKGQKKIRAIKRLRVVSSFLATGNSPAAMVLDVVPVIPPELRPMVQLDGGRFATSDLNDLYRRVINRNNRLRRLLDLGAPEIIVNNEKRMLQEAVDALFDNGRRGRPVTGTGNRALKSLSDMLKGKQGRFRQNLLGKRVDYSGRSVIIVGPQLKLHQCGLPKQMALELFKPFVIKRLIDLSHAQNIKSAKRMVERSRPQVWDVLEEIIRERPVLLNRAPTLHRLGIQAFEPQLVEGKAIQLHPLVCAAFNADFDGDQMAVHLPLSVEAQAEARILMLASNNILKPSDGRPVTLPAQDMIIGLHHLTTVREGAVGEGRAFSSVAEAILAKDQGTLHLNALVKIRMADVHFAEGEAPEGYEQGDTVLLETTLGRALFNETLPANYPFVQKVTDKGVLSAIVNDLAERYSKTETAAALDRIKDAGFYWGTRSGVTVALSDVVTPPRKKEIIAGYEVQAAKVQGEFDKGLITDAERRADLIKIWTEATNEIAQEMRDNFPVDNTINRMVSSGARGNWLQVRNIAGMRGLVNNPKGEIIARPIINSYREGLTVAEYFIATHGARKGLADTALRTADSGYLTRRLVDVSQDVIIREDDCGTTRGLELPIATVGADGKLVRDPRVENTVYSRTLATPAVDAKGTVVAEAGEDVGDVLIDKLLAAGVESIKVRSVLTCESSVGVCAKCYGRSLATGNLVDIGEAVGIIAAQSIGEPGTQLTMRTFHTGGSASADDITQGLPRVTELFEARTPKGASPIAEAPGRATIEDTDKGRRIILTPDNGDEPFIYPVLKRATLLIEDGQHVELGEQFIAGTVDPKEVLRVKGVREVQKHLVNGVQDVYGSQGVPIHDKHIEVIVRQMLRKVTVVDHGDTDLLPGELVDRSRYNELNRAALQEGRKTASARQEVMGITKASLATESWLSAASFQETTRVLTQAAMEGKQDHLVGLKENVIIGKLIPAGTGLSRYRDVDVNATEEAKAERYPNRIFADDSSFSDADLSFVDFDSFSSDDFTPGTYN